From Candidatus Hydrogenedentota bacterium, the proteins below share one genomic window:
- a CDS encoding response regulator transcription factor yields MKPSILIVDDNEQVLVSLATWLGALFPGCSFFTARSGEEAAEIISDIKPVVVLMDICMPGWSGFTTIREIRRAYEALDVIVLTAHDDNHYRREAEEAGARAYVLKDEAPRKLPTLLKQALCQWIFETTRQA; encoded by the coding sequence ATGAAGCCGTCCATTCTGATCGTTGATGATAACGAGCAAGTTCTCGTTTCTTTGGCTACGTGGCTGGGAGCGCTGTTTCCCGGGTGTTCGTTCTTCACTGCGAGGAGTGGCGAAGAAGCCGCCGAGATAATCAGCGACATAAAACCGGTAGTTGTGCTGATGGATATCTGCATGCCTGGATGGAGCGGATTCACCACCATTCGTGAGATCCGACGCGCCTACGAGGCATTGGACGTAATTGTGCTGACCGCACACGATGACAACCACTACAGGCGGGAAGCAGAAGAGGCCGGGGCACGGGCATACGTGCTTAAGGATGAGGCACCGCGCAAATTACCGACTCTGTTGAAGCAAGCCTTGTGTCAATGGATCTTCGAAACGACGAGACAGGCATAG